Proteins from a genomic interval of Micropterus dolomieu isolate WLL.071019.BEF.003 ecotype Adirondacks linkage group LG16, ASM2129224v1, whole genome shotgun sequence:
- the LOC123984809 gene encoding phosphate carrier protein, mitochondrial-like (The sequence of the model RefSeq protein was modified relative to this genomic sequence to represent the inferred CDS: added 4 bases not found in genome assembly) — protein sequence MYPTSLTQLARTNPFSAPMFTLQKLEEPQQNLHGQRARRLAAAAAAEEDISCEFGSSKYYALCGFGGILSCGITHTAVVPLDLVKCRLQVDPDKYKSIGKGFAVTVKEDGVRGLAKGWAPTFIGYSMQGLCKFGFYEVFKIFYSDLLGEENTYLWRTSLYLAASASAEFFADIALAPMEAVKVRIQTQPGYANTLRQCVPKMFAEEGIWAFYKGVVPLWMRQIPYTMMKFSCFERTVELLYKYVVPKPRSECSKPEQLVVTFVAGYIAGVFCAIVSHPADSVVSVLNKEKGSTAAQVLKKLGPKGVWKGLVARIIMIGTLTALQWFIYDSVKVYFRLPRPPPPEMPESLKKKLGLTE from the exons ATGTATCCGACCTCGTTGACGCAGCTGGCCCGGACCAACCCGTTCAGCGCTCCCATGTTCACCCTCCAGAAATTGGAGGAACCCCAACAGAACCTTCATGGACAGCGGGCCCGCAGACTGGCAGCCGCCGCCGCCGCAGAAG AGGATATCAGCTGTGAGTTTGGGTCCTCAAAGTACTATGCCCTGTGTGGGTTTGGGGGTATCCTGAGCTGcggcatcacacacacagcagtggtGCCCCTCGACCTTGTCAAGTGCCGTCTGCAG GTAGATCCAGATAAGTACAAGAGCATCGGCAAAGGCTTTGCAGTGACTGTGAAGGAAGATGGTGTCAGAGGCCTGGCAAAGGGCTGGGCTCCCACCTTCATCGGCTACTCCATGCAGGGGCTGTGCAAGTTTGGCTTCTATGAAGTGTTCAAGATCTTCTACAGTGACCTGCTTGGAGAG GAGAACACCTACCTGTGGAGGACATCGCTGTACCTGGCTGCCTCTGCCAGCGCAGAGTTCTTTGCTGACATTGCGCTAGCTCCCATGGAGGCTGTCAAAGTTCGTATCCAGACCCAGCCGGGCTATGCCAACACACTCAGACAGTGTGTCCCCAAGATGTTCGCAGAGGAGGGTATCTGGGC TTTCTATAAGGGCGTTGTGCCCCTGTGGATGAGGCAGATCCCCTACACCATGATGAAGTTTTCCTGCTTTGAGCGCACTGTGGAGTTGCTCTACAAGTATGTTGTTCCGAAACCCCGCAGTGAGTGCAGCAAACCTGAGCAGCTGGTGGTCACCTTTGTGGCCGGTTACATTG CTGGTGTGTTCTGTGCCATCGTGTCCCACCCTGCTGACTCTGTGGTATCTGTGCTGAACAAGGAGAAGGGCAGCACCGCTGCCCAGGTCCTCAAGAAGCTGGGACCCAAAG GTGTATGGAAGGGTCTGGTAGCCCGTATTATCATGATTGGTACTCTGACGGCTCTGCAGTGGTTCATCTACGACTCCGTCAAGGTCTATTTCCGCCTGCCCCGGCCACCTCCCCCTGAGATGCCAGAGTCCCTGAAGAAGAAGCTTGGGCTCACAGA